ATTCGGACCAGCAACTACAGCATTTTTAGAAACGATATTTACAATATCTCCTCCAAAACCTTGCTTACGCATTACTTCGATTCCGGCTTTAGAAACAATAAATTGTCCTTTTACCAAGATATCGTATAATCTATCCCACTCTTCTAAAGTATGTTCGGCAATAGATTTAGAAATACTGATTCCAGCATTATTCACTACAATGTCAACACCTCCAAAAGCTAAACAAGCTTCGTCTAATGCTTTTTCTGTACTCAACTCATCTGTAACATTCAATAAAGTGCTAGAAACGGCATCTTTACCAAAAGATTTAATAAACTCCTCAGATGCGCCTTGCAAACGCTCTTCATTAATATCATTAATTACAACACAAGCACCTTCTTGAGCGAATTTTTTAGCGATAGCTTTACCAATTCCGCCTGCAGAACCAGTAATTAAAGCTACTCTACCAGATAATGCTTTTGGTTTTGGCATACGCTGTAATTTAGCTTCTTCTAGTAACCAATATTCAATATCAAAAGCTTCTTGATGCGGTAAAGAAGTATATTCTGAAACTGCTTCAGCACCTTTCATTACGTTTACTGCATTGATATAATATTCAGATGCCAAACGCGCCATTGTTTTATCTTTAGCAAAAGTGAACATACCAACTCCTGGATATAAAATTACCACTGGATTTGGGTCACGCATTGCTGGCGAATTTGATTTTTTACAGGCATTGTAATAGTCTTTGTACATGGCACGATATGCTTCAAAAGCAGGAGCCAATTTTGCTTTTACAGCTGCAACATCAGATAAATCTTCGTTTGGATCTAATTCTAAAACCAATGGACTGATTTTAGTTCTTAAGAAGTGATCTGGACAAGATGTTCCTAATGGAGCTAATTTTGAAAGATCATTCGAATTAATGAATTCCAAAACTCTTGCATCGTCTGTATAATGACCAATCATTTGACGCTCTGACGAACAGAAACCTCTTAAGATTGGAGCTACTTTTGCAGCTTTCAATTTACGGTCTGCTTCTGGAAGACTGTCGATTTTCTTACCTCCAAAAACTGGACGTTTTTTTCCGTAGTTATCTTCTAAATAAGAAGCACATTTCTCGATTACTTCCAGCGTATTGATATAACTATCAAACGCAGTATCTCCCCAAGTAAATAAACCATGAGAACCTAACATGATTCCGCGTAGTTTTTTACCTTTTTTTTCTGCTTCTTCTAAACAAGCTCTCAACTGAAGACCAAGATCAAATCCTGGACGTTGCCAGCCTACCCAGCCAATTTCTCCGTTAAATAATTCTTCTGTGATTTTCTTTCCATCTTTCGCAGCAGCAATAGCAATTGCAGCATCTGGATGCAAATGATCGATATGTTTGAACGGAAGAAAACCATGTAAAGGCGTATCGATTGAAGGCGCTTTTGACGCTAAATCGAAAATACAGTGGTTGAATAATTCTACCATTTCATCTTCAAACTCAATACCTCTGTATACATTTTCAAGGTTACGAAGTCTGTCCAAATACAAAGCTGCACAACCAGATTTTGTCAACGTTCCAATATCACCGCCAGAACCTTTAATCCACATTACTTCAGAAGATTCTCCTGTAAGAGGATCTTTGTCTGTAATTTTAACAGAAGTATTTCCACCTCCGTAGTTGGTCAATCTTAAATCAGCCCCTAACAAGTTAGAACGATAAATAAAAAGCGCTACTTCATCCCCTGCTAATGCTGCTGCCTTAGCTTCATCCCAAAGGTAGCTTACATGCTTAAAATTCATATTATTAATTGTGTTTGTATTCGACATATAGTATTTTAAATTATTTTCTTGTATTTATAATGAATTACCAATTCCTACCAAAACGATTGCAAGCATAATAAGCCCAATTCCCCAGAAAAAAGTCCTTAAAGTTTTTTTAGAAACACCTTTCCATTCTTTCAAATAAAATCCCCAGAAGTTTGCTGTTAAAATGATGGTTGCCATATGCAGAATCCACGAACTGGCACCATTTCCAAGTTTGCTTTCTCCCATTCCGTAAAAGAAAAACTGTAAAAACCACATGGTTCCAGCAAGAGCAGAAAACAAAACATTTTTAGTTATTGGAGTCGATTTATCTGTGTAATTTTTAATTGATTTGTTTTTAAAATTCAAATAAAGACACCAGATAAAATTGGATGTTAATCCTCCCCAAAGCAAAACAACATAAGTCACATTGTTTTGAAATAACGGATTTGCACCATTTACTACAGCATGTTCTGCCATAGATTTTCCAGCTTCGATTCCGTAATTAAAGAATGAACTTAAAATTC
The Flavobacterium humidisoli DNA segment above includes these coding regions:
- a CDS encoding bifunctional aldolase/short-chain dehydrogenase; this encodes MSNTNTINNMNFKHVSYLWDEAKAAALAGDEVALFIYRSNLLGADLRLTNYGGGNTSVKITDKDPLTGESSEVMWIKGSGGDIGTLTKSGCAALYLDRLRNLENVYRGIEFEDEMVELFNHCIFDLASKAPSIDTPLHGFLPFKHIDHLHPDAAIAIAAAKDGKKITEELFNGEIGWVGWQRPGFDLGLQLRACLEEAEKKGKKLRGIMLGSHGLFTWGDTAFDSYINTLEVIEKCASYLEDNYGKKRPVFGGKKIDSLPEADRKLKAAKVAPILRGFCSSERQMIGHYTDDARVLEFINSNDLSKLAPLGTSCPDHFLRTKISPLVLELDPNEDLSDVAAVKAKLAPAFEAYRAMYKDYYNACKKSNSPAMRDPNPVVILYPGVGMFTFAKDKTMARLASEYYINAVNVMKGAEAVSEYTSLPHQEAFDIEYWLLEEAKLQRMPKPKALSGRVALITGSAGGIGKAIAKKFAQEGACVVINDINEERLQGASEEFIKSFGKDAVSSTLLNVTDELSTEKALDEACLAFGGVDIVVNNAGISISKSIAEHTLEEWDRLYDILVKGQFIVSKAGIEVMRKQGFGGDIVNIVSKNAVVAGPNNPGYGSAKAAQAHLTRLMAAELGADKIRVNTVNPDAVISDSNIWSGGWAEGRAKAYGVTVEELPAYYAKRTLLNEIILPDDIANACYAFVGGLLGKSTGNALNVDGGVAMGFYR